In a genomic window of Brassica rapa cultivar Chiifu-401-42 chromosome A10, CAAS_Brap_v3.01, whole genome shotgun sequence:
- the LOC117129163 gene encoding F-box protein At1g49360-like produces MAEYLSLIFYRICNPKSRYDYEEMAEARAEAERRGFEAELKRLRTISEAEELRLKTQLKRVEAERKRFGAEVNRLRRIILENNNSGGPPEFCLPSDLLAVILSRLALKDNIRSSAVCKTWGEIAASVRVRDPPCWLMYLDPCRNSYGFFDPIEKKKTKAMMVDLPESCYILYSNDGWLLMEDRASHARLFFFNPFTRERVDLPVFDTVLLMQMRFAFSCAPTKKGCVVFGITGASVSGREVEIITWRPGGASSTTWVKEHFPNPFPCDLVDTINVLYNTRDGLFYMSLGIALGVFDPSARTWNLVPVLQPIPCFQRHPMRWITEYKGEIFLVDASSVKPVVYRLNNSFKRSVWEKKETLEDGCSIFVSDGSCVMTCGLISNILYFWNNDINDRRPSPTKYQDFTFKMNRPYKYSLYSSSLCDDPEGFYFEYRPTNRNNGVWIQPPHNISIFDFPILPAEDAINTRLFI; encoded by the exons ATGGCAGAATATCTATCGTTAATTTTCTATAGGATTTGTAATCCCAAAAGCAG GTATGATTACGAAGAAATGGCGGAAGCTCGAGCAGAGGCAGAACGCAGGGGGTTTGAGGCAGAGCTCAAGAGGTTGAGAACAATCTCAGAAGCAGAGGAATTGAG GTTGAAAACACAGTTAAAAAGAGTTGAGGCAGAGCGCAAGAGGTTTGGGGCAGAAGTGAATAGGTTGAGAAGAATCATCTTAGAAAACAATAATAGTGGAGGACCCCCCGAGTTTTGTCTTCCCTCGGATCTTTTAGCTGTGATACTGTCCCGTCTTGCTTTGAAAGACAACATACGGTCTTCTGCCGTTTGCAAGACATGGGGTGAAATAGCTGCATCTGTTCGGGTTAGAGATCCGCCTTGCTGGCTTATGTATCTTGATCCATGTCGTAACTCGTATGGGTTCTTCGACCcaatagagaagaagaagacaaaggcaATGATGGTGGATCTACCCGAGTCTTGCTATATTCTTTATTCCAATGATGGGTGGTTACTCATGGAAGACAGGGCTTCACATGCCAGGCTTTTCTTCTTCAATCCTTTCACCCGAGAGCGCGTAGACCTGCCGGTGTTTGATACAGTTTTGTTGATGCAAATGCGTTTTGCTTTCTCCTGTGCTCCCACAAAGAAAGGCTGTGTGGTGTTTGGTATTACTGGTGCTAGCGTCTCGGGTCGGGAAGTCGAAATCATCACTTGGCGTCCTGGTGGTGCCTCTTCTACTACATGGGTAAAAGAGCACTTCCCAAACCCGTTTCCTTGTGACCTTGTGGATACAATAAACGTCTTATACAACACAAGGGATGGTCTCTTCTATATGTCATTGGGGATTGCGCTAGGGGTATTCGATCCGTCTGCACGTACTTGGAATCTTGTCCCTGTGCTGCAACCGATCCCATGTTTCCAGAGGCACCCGATGAGGTGGATTACTGAATATAAAGGAGAGATATTTCTTGTAGATGCATCGTCTGTGAAGCCCGTGGTGTACAGGCTTAATAACTCTTTCAAGAGGTCAGTTTGGGAGAAGAAAGAAACATTGGAGGATGGTTGCTCAATTTTTGTGAGCGATGGGTCATGCGTGATGACTTGTGGGTTAATCAGTAACATTTTGTATTTCTGGAACAATGATATCAACGACAGGCGTCCCAGTCCCACCAAGTACCAAGACTTTACTTTCAAAATGAATCGGCCCTACAAGTATTCCTTATACAGCAGCAGTTTATGTGATGACCCTGAAGGGTTTTACTTTGAATATCGCCCCACCAATCGGAACAATGGTGTCTGGATTCAGCCGCCCCACAACATCTCTATCTTTGATTTTCCCATCCTCCCCGCAGAAGATGCCATAAATACGCGTCTATTTAtctga